The following DNA comes from Papaver somniferum cultivar HN1 chromosome 4, ASM357369v1, whole genome shotgun sequence.
aaatattttttaaattttaattccATTGCATATAATACTTTATCATAAATATCATAACCCCTACAATCAACAAAAGCTTGAGTCATGTTATATAATTGGTTTATGACAATATGAGATGTGGGATAATATATTCCTGATAAAACATTTGTAGCATCATAAAAAGTTTCCAAAAATGTCATGAACAAAGAACAAACTTCAAAATCAATCATTTCTAAGTTAACAACACAATCAGCAGAAGACATAACGTATTCAATAATTGCCTTTTCATAACCTTCGCACGCTTTTAACATAAGATATGTGGAATTCCAACGAGTACCACaatctaacatcaattttctAGGGTTCAAACGATTAGATGTGCAAATTTCTGAATATTTTTGTACCCTACTAGATCCAGTTGTAATATACTTAATCGCATCTCTAATCCGTCTAATGAAATCAAGTTCTTCATCTTTTTTAATAGTATCCATTCCATCATTAACCACACGAGCAATAATATGGCATACACATCTAACATGGAACAAAGCATCTTGGTAAAAAGCAACAAATCGTGCACGTTTAAAATTATCGATCGCATTTGTATTAGCTGaatgattttcaaaagtaatgCTAAAACATTTGTTTGAAATGTTATACTCAGTAAATATAGATGATATGCATTTATATATTTCAAGCCTTGTGTGAGGAAATGGTATCATACGAAGTGCAATAATTCTTTTGTGCATCACCCAAGATGTGGGATCAACATAATGTGCAGTAAGTGATAAAAATCCTAAATCATTAACCCCAGTCCACATATCCGAAGTAAAAGAAATCGCACCAACGTGATTGTGGAATTCAGTCTTTAAcaaatttttttgtgaaataaaaacattagaaacatcacttctatTAGTATTTCTACTTACACTAGAAAATCCTGGTTGAACATAATTTTTGATCCATCTTTCTAATCTAGCATCTGCAGCAAAAGTAAAAGGTTGTTCTGCTCCTGCTACGTATATGGCTAATCCCTCCCTCATTGATTTTTGGGAGTATTTGAAACTTGATATGGAACTAGTACCAACATTTATTTGTGACTGTGTAGCGTCATTTCCGTTAGAATGTTTGGTCTGCATGTGCCTTTTTAAATGACTATTACCAGCACTGGGATCACCGGCAAATTCACATTTACAAATTTTACAAATAGCTCTTTTTTCATAGCTCCTTGATGTAACTTTTTTACCCTATCAAAATTTTTCCATACATCGGACCTAAGTTCCCTTTCTTTTCTTTGTGTACCTACAACAGGTGGTTCTTGATTTTCTTCTTGGATTCCATTTTCATTGTCTAATTCTAACTCATCTTCTCCAAAATTTAAGTTTTCTGGGTCTAAAATTCTAATTTCTCTAGGTGTCATATTATTGTCCAtcatacaaaaacaaaaatctaaatggACGAATATTAAGTACTAATATCAGTAATTAtgccaagaaaataaaaacatttataAGTTAACAAAAATCAAGTAACTAAACAAGGAAATTAAACAACTAACCTTTACCAAAATTAAACCACTAATAAGGAAACTCGAAATGAATTGCTAGTATATCGGAGAAATTGGAGGAAACTTAAGGAAATTTTAGATAATGAAGATAATAGATTTGTGTTGTATATAGGATGTTTGTAAGTGTTAAAATtagattgatatatatatatatagaaactaAATTATGAATAATTGTGTGATAATTAATGCCGTCATTTAATTTCAAGGGAATTTTTAAGAAACAAAACTTGATTTCACATATATTGAGAAAATATAACGGGAAAGATAATTAAGTCTTTAACGGGATAATTACTATTAATTACCTTAATTTTAGTTTGAATTAGAATTGATAACGAGTTAATTAGTTAGGTGACTCCCTTGTTTTTCCAATTGACCTCACGCTAATTAAGGAAAAATAACGGTAATAGAATCTTAATTATAATGGAATAAAATCTCATAATGAAATTATTATCAGTTGATTAGGTTGATAAATGGTTTCCAAAACAAAAAAGATGATAATTACCTACAAATAATTCTGAATGTGTACTTAAACATATAAAGACGTGTGGATTAGTTGGTTTAAGGTGCTTCTCATTTTCGGAGGGTAGATCACGTGATTGAAACTCAACaccatttgaatttttttgatcGACTAAAACTAATAGGCAGGCTTTCTTTCTAGGCCTAGCCTGGCAGGCTTGTACCGGGCCGGACTTTAACAGACCAGGTCATGACAGGCTAAAAGGCCAAAAACTTAAGCCCGGCCAGGGCCAGTCACAGGCCACAGACAGGTAAGGGCCTGATTTATTACGGATCGTGCCAGGCTTTGGCCTGTTTAAACTGGTCGGGCCAGTCCAGATCCTGGCTGGCCTGGCCTGTTTGACACCTCTAAACATCTTCATGTCTAGTTAATGTTTTAAACTCTGATGTAAATAGTCTCAGCAATGTTCGAATGACCGAAATCTACAGTATTACAGTCATTATTCAAGTCTTTAGTTCTCTATATTATCACTGGTAATTTCTGGAGTTCTCCATCTATCTAGCTAGAGAAGTTCTAATCTGAAAATTCATTGCACAATTACTTACTGTGGCTGCTATGGAAATTTCCCTTCTTCTGTTCTAGAAAAGTGGAAAGAGAGTGATCTAGTAGATTTAGAACAAACACACTTTCATTAACTCATGAAACAGAATACATGATTAGATTACACTCTCTCGAGTTCACAAATGAAATGAAAGGTAAAGTGAACGATAGCTAAGACAATGACCAACCAAAGTAAGACGCATCACAGGAACCTCGATCAAGTAACTTTTCCGGTTCAATGCCCAGTCCGATTCTCAGAACCTTCACCAAGTGAAGTGTATACATGACCACATTATTTGCTTCTCTACAAGTCTGTAATTTATGAAGATACTAAAGTTTTTTATTTGGATGTTCGCTGAATAGTCATTATCATGTCTGTATTTCTCGGGATTATTACTATTATTCTACTGTATTTTCATTAATTTGCACTCTCTATCCACATGCCTGAGATGTCTGAAGCAGAATCTCACAATTGATTGAAAACACTCCACGGAATGTATAATCTGTTATTAAACCAGTAAGTTACTAATTGGAACAAAATTGGTACACATTTGTAAGATGATGATAGCTAACTCAGAGTTATATGTCACAACAATAATTCAAAAATAGGAAAGAAATAGGACTCTTGATTATCCTATACATGAAAAGAAGAGAAGCACTAAAAGAAGAAGCTATTACCTGGCCTTAATGTTCGCTATTACCTGGCCTTAATGTTCTTGgccagtttcttcttctttttcttcacagCTTTTGGGGTTTTAGTCTTACGAGCCTCCCTCTTCTCTTCTTTCACTTTCTTCTTGTTCTCCTTTCGAGCTGTTTTTTTATCTGCTGCTGTCTCCTGCGTACCTTCCTTTTGTCTGTCATATGACTCTTCTCCTTCTGGATCACtagaatcatcatcatcctcatcatcttcatctgttTCAGATTCGGATTCAATGTCCTTTGAGTTGTTTGTCTGTTCGGTAGGGGTACCGTTTGTATTTGCTTCCTTTAACTGCTTAGGTATCTGTTCTTCTTCCCCTCTTTGAACTGTGGGAAGAGAATGATTCAGTCCTGTAATGGTCTTGTATATTAAATCTTTGGTGTCCTGACCACTTGCAATCCTGTTTGCATCCTCC
Coding sequences within:
- the LOC113273158 gene encoding zinc finger BED domain-containing protein RICESLEEPER 2-like, producing the protein MREGLAIYVAGAEQPFTFAADARLERWIKNYVQPGFSSVSRNTNRSDVSNVFISQKNLLKTEFHNHVGAISFTSDMWTGVNDLGFLSLTAHYVDPTSWVMHKRIIALRMIPFPHTRLEIYKCISSIFTEYNISNKCFSITFENHSANTNAIDNFKRARFVAFYQDALFHVRCVCHIIARVVNDGMDTIKKDEELDFIRRIRDAIKYITTGSSRVQKYSEICTSNRLNPRKLMLDCGTRWNSTYLMLKACEGYEKAIIEYVMSSADCVVNLEMIDFEVCSLFMTFLETFYDATNVLSGIYYPTSHIVINQLYNMTQAFVDCRGYDIYDKVLYAMELKFKKYFEPIPPIYYLASIMDPRKKLQHTMVLITKICENLNIPVLDTVEKVMEKLSSLFTHYENIYGSNVQRTNVITPRPHTKTKDLSWSLLANASRGCGPLGVSSSNVAGTRALNDLEKYLQATTVDNVDDFDILGWWRLNGINFPVVQIMARDLLTPPASTVASESTFSACGRVLDEKRSRLKSEMLESLICVKDWDDAKYRDQAYTDEIAVEFERLGVIDD